The proteins below come from a single Miscanthus floridulus cultivar M001 chromosome 1, ASM1932011v1, whole genome shotgun sequence genomic window:
- the LOC136542582 gene encoding nuclear transport factor 2-like — translation MAGQAGNPVNHPISPHVIGGAFVQQYYQILHEQPDQVHKFYQDSSILGRPDSNGTMVYVTTKSGINEKIVSMDFRNCLTEIQSVDAQLSHKDGVLIVVTGSLTSDEGVFRRFTESFFLAPQEGGGYFVLTDIFRFILERKPAEINQVATQENKISQNGRPASETCSALPEPIPADRSVISDHATAESNVTERQVSDPAANGTVIESALDTWVML, via the exons ATGGCAGGGCAAGCAGGGAACCCAGTAAACCACCCTATAAGTCCCCACGTG ATAGGTGGTGCTTTTGTTCAGCAATATTATCAAATTCTACATGAGCAACCAGATCAAGTGCACAAGTTTTACCAAGATTCAAGTATTCTTGGTCGACCAGATTCCAATGGAACTATGGTGTATGTAACCACTAAGAGT GGCATTAATGAAAAAATTGTGTCTATGGACTTCAGGAACTGCTTAACAGAGATACAGAGTGTAGATGCACAATTATCTCACAAGGATGGGGTGCTCATTGTTGTCACTGGATCCTTGACTTCAGATGAAGGCGTTTTCCGTAGGTTTACCGAGTCGTTCTTCCTAGCACCACAAGAAGGTGGTGGCTATTTTGTTCTCACTGATATATTTAGGTTTATTTTGGAAAGGAAACCAGCTGAGATAAATCAAGTTGCTACTCAAGAAAATAAAATCAGTCAGAATGGTAGACCTGCATCTGAAACATGCTCAGCATTACCAGAACCTATTCCAGCTGACAGGAGTGTGATCTCAGACCATGCGACAGCTGAGAGTAATGTCACTGAGAGGCAAGTTAGCGATCCCGCTGCTAATGGGACTGTCATTGAAAGTGCATTAGATACATGGGTGATGTTATAA